A window of Hevea brasiliensis isolate MT/VB/25A 57/8 chromosome 14, ASM3005281v1, whole genome shotgun sequence contains these coding sequences:
- the LOC110643002 gene encoding peroxidase P7, with protein sequence MAFQNFLLLFLVAACAFAVAYGKLSVNYYSSTCPKALSIIQAGVAAAIKNETRMGASLLRMHFHDCFVNGCDGSILLDDNATFIGEKTAVPNNNSIRGFNVIDDIKAKVEKACPGVVSCADIIALVARDSVVHLGGPSWEVGLGRRDSLTASRALANTSIPPPTSNLSALITSFSAQGLSLKNMVALSGSHTIGLSRCTSFRGHIYNSSNIDPSFAKSLRQICPRRGKDNVLEPLDRQTPTCFDNLYYKNLLQGKGLLHSDQELFNGSSADSLVRRYASNPYEFFKDFAKAMVKMSNIKPLTGSQGEVRKNCRKVN encoded by the exons ATGGCTTTTCAGAACTTTCTGTTGCTCTTTTTGGTTGCTGCTTGTGCATTTGCTGTTGCTTATGGCAAGCTATCCGTGAATTATTACTCATCTACGTGCCCGAAAGCTTTGTCTATTATTCAGGCAGGAGTTGCAGCAGCAATAAAAAATGAAACTCGCATGGGGGCATCTCTGCTCAGAATGCATTTTCATGACTGCTTTGTTAAC GGCTGTGACGGATCGATCCTGTTAGATGATAATGCCACCTTCATTGGGGAGAAAACTGCTGTTCCGAACAATAACTCAATTAGAGGATTTAATGTTATTGATGACATTAAAGCTAAGGTAGAAAAAGCTTGTCCTGGTGTTGTGTCTTGTGCTGATATTATTGCCCTTGTAGCTCGAGACTCGGTTGTTCAT TTGGGGGGTCCTTCCTGGGAGGTTGGTTTGGGAAGAAGAGATTCGCTCACTGCAAGCAGGGCACTTGCAAATACCTCTATACCTCCACCTACGTCTAATCTGAGTGCTCTCATAACAAGCTTCTCTGCACAGGGGCTCTCTTTGAAGAACATGGTGGCTCTTTCAG GTTCACACACCATAGGCTTGTCCAGGTGCACATCATTTCGAGGGCACATCTACAACAGTTCGAATATTGATCCCTCCTTTGCCAAATCATTGCGGCAGATTTGCCCCAGAAGGGGGAAGGACAATGTTCTTGAACCCCTAGATCGCCAAACTCCAACCTGTTTTGATAATCTGTACTACAAGAACCTGCTGCAAGGGAAGGGTCTTCTCCATTCAGATCAAGAACTCTTCAATGGCAGTTCAGCTGATTCCCTTGTTAGAAGATATGCAAGTAATCCTTACGAGTTTTTCAAAGACTTTGCCAAAGCTATGGTTAAGATGAGCAACATTAAACCCCTCACAGGAAGCCAGGGAGAGGTAAGAAAAAATTGCAGAAAAGTGAACTGA